A genomic segment from Roseibium algicola encodes:
- a CDS encoding sulfurtransferase TusA family protein → MLTTGTTLDLKGLKCPLPVLKTRKALTRLSSGEQLTVLTTDPMAEIDIPHFCNEQGHTLLEAERIEGGHRFVLTKGG, encoded by the coding sequence TTGTTGACGACCGGAACGACACTCGATCTGAAGGGCCTGAAATGCCCGCTGCCCGTGCTCAAGACCCGCAAGGCCCTCACCCGGTTATCCAGCGGCGAGCAACTGACCGTTTTGACCACGGACCCGATGGCGGAAATCGACATTCCCCATTTCTGCAACGAGCAGGGCCATACCCTGCTGGAAGCAGAGCGCATAGAGGGCGGCCACCGGTTCGTGCTGACCAAGGGCGGCTAG
- a CDS encoding 4a-hydroxytetrahydrobiopterin dehydratase, which produces MVERLKPEDRAAGLNDLPGWHMCEDREAISKSFKFHNFREAFAFMTQIALVAEKMNHHPEWFNVYRSVDITLSTHDVGGLSKLDLQLAADIDKIAGKIQ; this is translated from the coding sequence ATGGTTGAACGACTGAAGCCGGAAGACCGCGCCGCCGGATTGAACGATCTGCCGGGCTGGCACATGTGCGAAGACCGGGAGGCGATATCGAAATCCTTCAAGTTTCACAATTTCCGCGAAGCCTTTGCCTTCATGACCCAGATCGCGCTGGTGGCGGAAAAGATGAACCACCATCCCGAATGGTTCAATGTCTATCGCAGTGTCGATATCACCCTGTCGACCCATGACGTTGGCGGTCTCAGCAAACTGGACCTCCAGCTTGCGGCGGATATCGACAAGATTGCCGGCAAGATTCAGTGA